From a region of the Mucilaginibacter auburnensis genome:
- a CDS encoding MlaD family protein translates to MEASENKRSIIVGIFLAVGLVVFMLGVFVLGSQSKSFSKSVHISAVFEDVAGLKKGNSVWFSGVKVGSISKIEFIGAGQVDVAMNIDEASQPYIHRNAGVHIGSDGLIGNKIIVIDGGTPQAPVIQEGDVLQAEKMTSTDEIMKTLQQNNQNLLSITGDFKLLSRKILQGKGTVGTLMADSMMAIQLRNAMRNLESATGSAARMAVQLDRFSKTMNTKGGLADKLFTDTATFNQLSSSVAQLQQTAKNAATITDNLNKATNKFNSTDNVIGVLLNDPKAATKVQSSIDYLQQSTVKLNDDLEAAQHNFLLRGFFKKREKAKQDSIKAAQKGK, encoded by the coding sequence ATGGAAGCATCAGAAAATAAACGTTCAATTATAGTGGGCATATTCCTGGCCGTAGGGTTGGTAGTGTTCATGCTGGGCGTTTTTGTACTGGGTAGCCAATCAAAAAGTTTTTCAAAAAGCGTACACATCAGCGCTGTTTTTGAAGACGTAGCCGGATTGAAAAAAGGCAATAGTGTTTGGTTTTCGGGCGTTAAGGTGGGCAGCATCAGTAAAATAGAGTTTATTGGGGCCGGTCAGGTTGATGTTGCCATGAACATTGACGAGGCCAGTCAGCCCTACATTCACCGTAACGCTGGTGTTCACATTGGCTCTGACGGTTTAATTGGTAACAAAATTATTGTTATCGACGGCGGTACGCCCCAGGCACCAGTTATTCAGGAAGGCGACGTTTTACAAGCTGAAAAAATGACCTCTACTGATGAGATCATGAAAACGCTGCAACAAAACAACCAAAACCTGTTATCTATAACAGGCGATTTTAAATTACTAAGCCGCAAAATATTACAGGGTAAAGGAACGGTAGGCACCCTAATGGCTGATAGCATGATGGCTATTCAGCTACGTAATGCCATGCGTAATCTTGAATCGGCTACTGGTAGTGCTGCACGTATGGCTGTTCAGTTAGACAGGTTCAGCAAAACCATGAACACCAAAGGCGGTTTGGCAGACAAGTTATTTACGGATACCGCCACATTTAACCAGCTAAGCTCATCGGTTGCGCAGCTACAACAAACCGCTAAAAACGCAGCTACCATTACTGATAACCTGAACAAGGCTACCAATAAGTTTAACAGCACAGACAACGTTATTGGCGTTTTACTAAACGACCCTAAAGCAGCTACTAAAGTGCAAAGTTCGATAGATTATCTACAGCAAAGCACCGTGAAACTAAATGATGACCTTGAAGCTGCGCAACACAACTTTTTACTACGTGGCTTTTTTAAAAAACGCGAGAAAGCAAAGCAGGATAGCATTAAAGCTGCGCAGAAGGGAAAATAG
- a CDS encoding ABC transporter ATP-binding protein — MNKANVPIDKSNAVIRIKGLKKSFGDYHVLRGIDLDLYQGENLVVLGRSGTGKSVLIKIISGLLKLDEGQVDVLGHDINNITERELRELRVRIGFSFQNSALYDSMTVRKNLEFPLVRNKRNLTKGEVNTAVETVLDAVGLSQTINQMPSELSGGQRKRIGIARTLILNPEIMLYDEPTAGLDPITCIEINELINEVQERYNTSSIIITHDLTCAKQTGDRIAMLLDGQFQRQGTFDEVFDTNDERVKPFFDYNFIK; from the coding sequence ATGAACAAGGCAAACGTACCTATTGATAAAAGCAACGCGGTTATTCGCATAAAAGGGTTAAAAAAATCTTTTGGCGATTACCACGTTTTGCGCGGTATTGATCTTGATCTTTATCAGGGAGAGAATCTGGTGGTGCTGGGCCGCTCGGGTACAGGTAAATCAGTATTGATAAAAATTATATCGGGACTGCTTAAGTTAGATGAAGGGCAAGTTGATGTATTGGGTCATGACATTAATAACATTACCGAACGTGAGCTACGCGAGCTACGTGTACGAATAGGTTTCTCTTTTCAAAATAGCGCCTTGTATGATAGTATGACGGTGCGCAAAAACCTCGAGTTCCCGTTAGTACGCAACAAGCGCAACCTTACCAAGGGCGAAGTAAATACTGCGGTTGAAACGGTGTTAGATGCGGTGGGCTTATCGCAAACCATTAATCAGATGCCATCAGAGCTTTCGGGCGGTCAGCGTAAACGTATAGGCATTGCCCGTACGCTAATACTTAACCCGGAAATAATGTTATATGATGAGCCAACAGCAGGCCTCGACCCTATTACTTGTATCGAGATCAATGAGTTGATCAACGAGGTTCAGGAGCGCTATAACACGTCATCCATCATCATAACGCACGATTTAACCTGCGCCAAACAAACCGGCGACCGTATTGCCATGTTGTTAGACGGGCAGTTTCAGCGCCAGGGTACTTTTGATGAGGTTTTTGACACAAACGACGAACGGGTTAAACCGTTTTTTGATTACAATTTTATAAAGTAG
- a CDS encoding MlaE family ABC transporter permease, whose product MDIQSSQAPAVKKPQSKFRKRLFDFFASLYDIHKFIIRFFKEAFVPPFEFKEIVRQCYEVGVRSFTLISLTGFIVGLIFTKQSRPSLEVFGASSWLPSLVSIAIMRALAPLVTALIAAGKVGSSIGAELGSMRVTEQIDAMEVSGTNPFKFLVCTRVIATTLTIPILATYTGLIAMLGGYINVAVNEGTSFTTFIQEFFDPLSFIDFNSSLIKSIVFGFTIGIVGSYQGYNSNKGTEGVGKAANGAVVTAMFLVFIEEIVIVQMTSWFR is encoded by the coding sequence ATGGATATACAAAGTAGTCAAGCCCCAGCAGTAAAAAAACCGCAAAGTAAGTTCCGTAAAAGGTTATTTGACTTTTTTGCCTCGCTGTATGATATCCATAAATTTATCATTCGCTTCTTTAAAGAGGCCTTTGTACCCCCTTTTGAATTTAAAGAAATAGTACGCCAATGCTACGAGGTGGGTGTGCGGTCATTTACGCTAATATCGCTTACCGGCTTTATTGTAGGTTTGATCTTCACCAAACAATCTCGTCCGTCTTTAGAAGTATTTGGAGCGAGTTCATGGTTACCTTCACTGGTATCTATCGCCATAATGCGTGCTTTGGCCCCTTTGGTAACCGCGCTTATTGCTGCCGGTAAAGTAGGCTCAAGTATTGGCGCCGAGTTAGGTTCTATGCGCGTAACCGAGCAGATTGATGCCATGGAGGTATCGGGTACCAATCCGTTTAAATTTTTGGTATGCACACGCGTAATAGCAACTACCCTTACCATACCCATTTTAGCCACCTATACCGGACTAATAGCCATGCTGGGCGGTTATATTAACGTAGCCGTAAACGAGGGTACCAGCTTTACCACCTTTATACAAGAGTTTTTTGATCCGTTAAGCTTTATTGACTTTAACTCATCGCTTATTAAATCAATTGTATTTGGTTTTACCATTGGTATTGTTGGCAGCTACCAGGGCTACAACTCTAATAAAGGTACAGAGGGTGTAGGTAAAGCGGCTAACGGCGCGGTTGTTACCGCCATGTTTTTAGTTTTTATTGAAGAAATTGTTATTGTACAGATGACCAGTTGGTTCCGTTAA
- a CDS encoding NAD(P)H-quinone oxidoreductase, translating into MPIFTAMQAIIITQPGAPEVLQVAERPIPVYADTEVLVKVAAAGINRPDVFQRKGNYPPPAGAPADIPGLEIAGTITAVGSAVTRWKVGDEVCALIAGGGYAEYCNVPQGQCLPVPNGMSMIEAASLPETFFTVWANVFYADVLKAGDSLLVHGGAGGIGSAAIQIANGLGLTVYTTACSADKCAFCEQFGADKAINYKTENFAEVIKQLTNGKGVNWILDSIGGDYTLPNLQSLAEDGRLAIINAVNGKNAGVDLSLIMRKRLVITGSTLRPRSVEFKAEIARQLEEKVWPHLASGKIKPVIFKTFPAAQAAQAHQLMEDSVHMGKIVLVF; encoded by the coding sequence ATGCCGATATTTACCGCTATGCAAGCCATCATTATAACCCAACCCGGTGCACCCGAAGTTTTACAGGTTGCTGAGCGACCAATACCTGTTTATGCTGATACCGAAGTACTGGTAAAGGTTGCCGCGGCGGGCATAAACCGTCCGGATGTATTTCAGCGGAAAGGCAACTATCCACCTCCTGCGGGTGCACCTGCGGATATACCCGGACTGGAAATTGCGGGCACCATTACAGCCGTTGGCAGCGCAGTTACCCGCTGGAAGGTAGGCGATGAGGTTTGCGCTTTAATTGCAGGCGGTGGTTATGCCGAATACTGCAACGTACCCCAAGGGCAATGCCTGCCTGTACCCAACGGCATGAGCATGATTGAAGCGGCCTCATTACCCGAAACCTTTTTTACCGTGTGGGCCAATGTTTTTTATGCGGATGTATTAAAGGCCGGCGATAGCTTGTTGGTGCATGGCGGTGCAGGGGGTATTGGCAGCGCGGCCATTCAGATAGCCAATGGGTTGGGATTAACCGTTTATACCACGGCATGTTCGGCAGATAAATGTGCTTTTTGTGAGCAATTCGGTGCGGACAAGGCCATCAATTATAAAACCGAAAACTTTGCAGAGGTTATAAAACAACTCACCAACGGCAAGGGTGTAAATTGGATATTAGACAGTATTGGCGGCGATTATACATTACCCAACTTACAATCGCTTGCTGAAGATGGGCGATTAGCCATTATCAATGCGGTAAATGGAAAAAATGCCGGGGTTGATCTATCCTTAATTATGCGCAAGCGTTTGGTTATAACAGGCTCTACCTTGCGCCCACGATCTGTTGAATTTAAAGCTGAAATTGCCCGCCAGTTAGAAGAAAAGGTATGGCCACATTTAGCATCTGGTAAAATAAAACCGGTTATTTTTAAAACGTTTCCTGCCGCGCAAGCTGCCCAGGCGCATCAACTAATGGAAGATAGCGTGCATATGGGCAAGATAGTGTTGGTGTTTTGA
- the alaS gene encoding alanine--tRNA ligase, with amino-acid sequence MTANEIRKAFLDFFASKGHTIVPSAPIVVKNDPTLMFTNAGMNQFKDIFLGEAPAKSPRVADTQRCLRVSGKHNDLEEVGIDTYHHTMFEMLGNWSFGDYFKKEAIEWSWELLTEVYGIDKDRLYVTIFEGDDKQNLPKDQEAFDFWKAQGVPESHILLGNKKDNFWEMGETGPCGPCSEIHYDNRNDEERAKVDGATLVNADDPQVIEIWNNVFMQFNRLKDGSLQELPAQHVDTGMGFERLVRVLQGKSSNYDTDVFTPIIEFIAQKSGIKYNAAAEPGDADWGTAVAMRVLADHIRAVSFAIADGQLPSNNKAGYVIRRILRRAVRYSYQNLGFKEPFINQLVPLLAEQFKGVFDELWNQKDFVQKVVLEEENAFLRTLEQGIKKFVEFTSYSRGQNSAVVYHDADVFQTLRNELKGSFAFELSDTYGFPIDLTELMAREIGWTVDIEGFNAALQQQKARSRAASAVDTGDWVVLKEDDSVEFTGYDETETIAHIVKYRKVTAKGKDQYQIVLDKTPFYAESGGQVGDKGELVFPDGEVVYVTDTKKENGLIVHYVDKLPEDIDDALTAIVEKGLRTSIMNNHSATHLLHAAMKQVLGTHVNQKGSLVNAEYLRFDFSHFAKVTDEELAQIEAIVNQKIRENIALKEERNVPYDIAISSGVTALFGEKYGDHVRVITFDETFSKELCGGTHVQATGAIGYFKIISESAVAAGVRRIEAITGIAAEQFIINQSKLLNDLKELLKNPKDISKSVESLLEENNRLKKEIEKSILEKSAGLKDELAQKAENINGINFIAQKVDLPGADAVKNLAYQLKDIVSDLFLVLVTNTDGKPGITVMIAENLVKEKGLDAGKIVRDLAKEIQGGGGGQPFFATAGGKDTSGLDRVLEKAKAIVS; translated from the coding sequence ATGACCGCTAACGAGATACGCAAGGCTTTTCTTGATTTTTTTGCCTCAAAAGGGCACACCATTGTTCCATCTGCCCCTATAGTTGTTAAAAACGACCCTACGCTGATGTTCACCAATGCCGGTATGAACCAGTTTAAGGACATATTTTTAGGCGAGGCACCCGCCAAATCGCCGCGCGTGGCTGATACGCAGCGTTGTTTACGTGTATCGGGCAAGCATAACGACCTGGAGGAAGTGGGTATTGATACCTACCACCATACCATGTTTGAAATGCTGGGCAACTGGAGCTTTGGCGACTACTTTAAAAAGGAAGCCATTGAGTGGAGCTGGGAATTGCTGACCGAGGTTTACGGCATAGATAAAGACCGCCTGTACGTTACCATTTTTGAAGGCGACGACAAGCAAAACCTGCCTAAAGACCAGGAAGCATTCGATTTTTGGAAAGCGCAGGGTGTACCCGAAAGCCATATTCTATTAGGTAATAAAAAGGATAACTTTTGGGAAATGGGCGAGACCGGTCCGTGTGGTCCGTGCTCTGAAATACATTACGATAATCGCAACGACGAAGAGCGCGCAAAGGTTGACGGTGCCACATTAGTTAATGCCGATGATCCGCAGGTTATTGAGATATGGAACAACGTATTTATGCAGTTTAACCGTTTAAAAGATGGTTCATTGCAGGAGTTACCAGCTCAGCACGTAGATACAGGTATGGGCTTTGAGCGTTTGGTGCGTGTGCTGCAAGGCAAAAGCTCAAACTATGATACTGATGTATTTACACCGATAATTGAATTCATTGCCCAAAAATCGGGAATAAAATATAATGCCGCTGCTGAGCCGGGTGATGCCGATTGGGGCACAGCCGTAGCCATGCGCGTACTGGCCGACCATATACGTGCCGTTAGCTTTGCCATTGCCGATGGTCAGTTGCCATCCAACAACAAAGCAGGCTATGTTATCCGCAGAATATTACGTAGGGCGGTAAGGTATTCATACCAGAACTTAGGCTTTAAAGAGCCTTTCATTAATCAATTGGTGCCTTTGCTGGCCGAGCAGTTTAAAGGTGTGTTTGATGAGTTATGGAACCAGAAAGATTTTGTGCAGAAGGTGGTTTTGGAAGAGGAAAATGCTTTCTTGAGAACCTTAGAACAAGGGATTAAGAAATTTGTAGAGTTTACCTCATACAGCAGGGGGCAGAACTCTGCCGTAGTATATCACGATGCTGACGTTTTTCAAACATTAAGAAACGAGCTTAAGGGAAGTTTTGCTTTTGAGTTATCAGATACGTACGGATTTCCTATTGATTTAACTGAGTTAATGGCTCGTGAAATTGGTTGGACTGTTGACATTGAAGGATTCAATGCTGCTCTTCAACAACAAAAAGCCCGCTCGCGCGCAGCTTCAGCTGTTGACACCGGTGATTGGGTTGTTTTAAAGGAAGATGATTCCGTTGAGTTTACCGGCTATGATGAAACCGAAACCATTGCCCATATTGTAAAGTACCGCAAGGTAACCGCAAAGGGTAAAGATCAATACCAGATAGTACTGGATAAAACACCTTTTTACGCTGAAAGCGGTGGTCAGGTAGGAGATAAAGGCGAGCTGGTTTTCCCTGATGGTGAGGTAGTGTACGTAACCGATACCAAAAAAGAGAACGGCTTAATAGTTCACTACGTAGATAAACTGCCCGAAGATATTGACGATGCGCTTACCGCTATTGTTGAAAAAGGACTGCGCACCAGCATCATGAACAACCACTCGGCTACACACTTGCTGCATGCCGCCATGAAACAGGTTTTAGGCACGCACGTAAACCAAAAAGGTTCATTGGTGAATGCCGAGTACCTGCGTTTTGACTTTTCGCATTTTGCTAAGGTAACCGATGAGGAGCTGGCACAAATAGAAGCCATTGTTAATCAAAAAATACGCGAGAACATAGCGCTTAAAGAAGAGCGCAATGTGCCTTATGATATCGCCATCAGCAGCGGCGTAACCGCCCTGTTCGGTGAAAAATATGGTGATCATGTACGTGTGATCACATTCGACGAGACCTTTAGTAAAGAGCTTTGCGGCGGTACGCACGTACAGGCTACCGGTGCAATTGGTTACTTTAAAATTATATCAGAAAGCGCTGTTGCAGCAGGCGTACGCCGTATTGAGGCCATTACCGGTATAGCTGCCGAGCAGTTTATCATCAACCAAAGCAAGTTATTGAATGACTTGAAAGAGTTGTTGAAAAACCCTAAAGACATCAGCAAAAGCGTTGAGAGTTTGTTAGAAGAGAACAATCGCCTTAAAAAGGAAATTGAAAAAAGCATATTGGAGAAATCAGCGGGCTTGAAAGATGAACTGGCTCAAAAAGCAGAGAACATCAACGGTATCAACTTCATCGCTCAAAAGGTAGATCTACCCGGAGCCGATGCGGTCAAAAATCTGGCTTACCAGTTAAAAGATATCGTGTCAGACTTGTTCCTGGTATTGGTAACCAATACCGACGGTAAACCCGGCATCACCGTTATGATAGCTGAGAATCTGGTTAAAGAAAAAGGACTGGATGCAGGCAAGATAGTACGCGACCTGGCTAAAGAAATTCAGGGCGGAGGTGGCGGTCAGCCGTTCTTTGCAACAGCAGGTGGTAAAGATACCAGCGGACTGGACAGGGTGTTGGAGAAAGCTAAAGCTATTGTAAGCTAA
- a CDS encoding deoxycytidylate deaminase has translation MKPSFDHIFMKLATDLALRSHCVKAQVGAVLARDTRIISIGYNGPPAGTHNCDEEWPVDGCPRDSKGSCSLALHAEQNAILYAVKNGAKLEGATLYTTLSPCIACARLIFSAGIKQVYFSKSYAQYKGLASDEGVDFLNRFGVPTMKLEEEEILPSI, from the coding sequence ATGAAACCAAGTTTTGACCACATATTTATGAAACTGGCTACAGATCTGGCCCTGCGTTCGCATTGCGTAAAGGCACAGGTTGGGGCGGTTTTGGCACGCGATACCCGTATTATTTCCATAGGTTATAACGGACCACCGGCTGGTACCCATAACTGCGACGAAGAATGGCCGGTTGATGGTTGCCCGCGCGACTCAAAAGGCAGTTGCTCACTTGCTTTACATGCGGAACAGAACGCTATTTTATATGCGGTGAAGAATGGCGCCAAATTAGAGGGAGCCACATTGTATACAACCCTGTCGCCATGTATAGCGTGCGCCAGATTGATTTTCTCAGCCGGAATAAAACAAGTTTATTTCAGTAAATCATACGCGCAATACAAAGGTTTGGCCAGCGATGAGGGAGTTGACTTTTTAAACCGTTTTGGTGTGCCGACCATGAAGCTGGAAGAAGAAGAAATACTACCATCTATATAA
- a CDS encoding MFS transporter produces MEQNGSRNYRSALFTVITVYFFWGFLAASNGIFIPFCKEHFSLTQFQSQLIDFTFYGGYFIGSLILYFASQASKVDILNKLGYKNGIIVGLLISAVGALAMVPSVNTGSFGLILLSFFIIALGFSLQQTAANPFVIALGPPSTGATRLNLAGSLNNIGGITGPLTVKLLLFGTAVSAIAAADVKISSINTLYYILAALFIGVAIFFKVSDLPVVTSDQKIEPSNRVNLPLLILLVAFLMILAADPLSNALGLPSEYPVYASLLIILGTLIRAISASAKDKTGWGAMQYPQLILGMIGIFTYVGTEVTIQSNLGSLLHTPEFGGFTESQVATFISLYWGSLMIGRFTGAIDSFDLSKQTKNILTAIVPFMAFALVLVVNGSLGEDVSNLYIYAISVAILVVAFYIGQQKPTRTCMVMGLLGVAFMLAGLLTTGTFATFAFISGGLCCSIMWPSIFSLALTGLGKYTSQGSAFLIMMILGGAIIPPLQGKIADSSNNVIPGMSGLHFSYIVPALGFAYIAFYAWKVGIELRKQGIDLDNMEVKGGH; encoded by the coding sequence ATGGAGCAAAACGGGTCAAGAAATTACAGATCGGCGTTGTTTACGGTGATAACCGTATACTTTTTTTGGGGGTTTCTGGCAGCCTCAAACGGCATATTTATTCCATTTTGCAAAGAGCATTTCAGCTTAACACAGTTTCAATCGCAATTAATTGACTTTACTTTTTATGGTGGATATTTTATAGGATCGCTAATTTTATACTTTGCATCGCAGGCCAGCAAGGTTGATATTTTAAATAAACTGGGTTACAAAAATGGTATTATCGTGGGCTTGCTCATTTCAGCTGTTGGTGCGTTGGCCATGGTGCCATCGGTTAACACGGGGTCATTTGGGCTCATCCTTTTATCGTTCTTTATCATCGCACTTGGATTTTCCTTACAACAAACAGCTGCAAATCCATTCGTAATTGCATTAGGGCCGCCATCAACCGGTGCCACACGCTTAAACTTGGCCGGCAGCCTGAATAATATTGGCGGTATCACAGGTCCATTAACAGTTAAGCTTTTACTATTCGGAACAGCGGTTTCAGCCATAGCTGCGGCGGATGTAAAGATCTCGTCCATAAACACGCTATATTATATACTCGCAGCTTTATTTATAGGTGTGGCTATCTTTTTTAAGGTTTCCGACCTGCCCGTTGTAACAAGCGACCAGAAAATTGAGCCGAGTAATAGGGTAAATTTACCCTTGCTGATATTACTGGTTGCCTTTTTGATGATATTGGCAGCTGATCCGCTCAGCAACGCGTTAGGCTTACCGAGCGAATACCCGGTGTATGCATCGTTGTTAATTATTTTAGGCACGCTTATCAGAGCTATTTCTGCATCGGCGAAAGATAAAACCGGTTGGGGTGCCATGCAATATCCGCAGCTCATATTAGGAATGATAGGCATATTTACCTACGTGGGTACTGAAGTTACCATTCAAAGTAATTTAGGTTCGTTGCTTCATACGCCCGAATTTGGCGGCTTTACCGAATCGCAGGTGGCAACATTTATCTCCCTGTATTGGGGCAGCTTGATGATAGGCAGGTTCACCGGAGCAATAGATAGCTTTGATCTGTCAAAACAAACTAAAAATATATTAACTGCTATTGTGCCTTTTATGGCTTTTGCCCTTGTACTTGTAGTAAATGGCAGTTTAGGCGAAGACGTAAGCAACCTGTACATATACGCCATAAGTGTGGCTATATTGGTTGTAGCATTTTACATTGGTCAGCAAAAGCCAACGCGTACCTGTATGGTGATGGGTTTGTTAGGCGTGGCTTTTATGTTGGCAGGCTTGTTAACAACCGGTACCTTTGCCACGTTTGCTTTCATTAGTGGGGGCTTATGCTGCTCTATTATGTGGCCGTCCATCTTCTCGCTGGCACTTACGGGCTTGGGTAAATATACCAGTCAGGGTTCTGCGTTTTTGATCATGATGATTTTGGGCGGTGCCATTATTCCTCCGCTCCAAGGCAAAATAGCCGACAGCAGCAACAACGTTATCCCCGGCATGAGTGGCCTGCACTTCTCCTACATTGTTCCAGCTTTAGGTTTTGCTTACATTGCATTCTATGCCTGGAAGGTTGGTATTGAATTAAGAAAGCAAGGCATAGACCTCGACAACATGGAAGTTAAAGGTGGTCATTAA
- a CDS encoding LysE family translocator: MIEAVISGIGIGIVLTFLTGPVFFALIKTSIERGFHAGIYMALGVVCSDIVFVGAILFGSQLFDVSTQTKTIAGVVGSIILFVVGVRYIIKKVKLNYNNDQPTGIKRYGYFLKGFLMCIFNPTLLFHWITVIGTASTIYRADDTNRTVKIAVMFLTVLIVQFGLDTTKAFYANKLRAKVSAKLVHRLNQVAGVALIIASLVLMDKLVTHYFFAEPTAKVEGKPATKSTMANLIRL; encoded by the coding sequence ATGATAGAGGCTGTTATTTCGGGGATTGGGATTGGAATTGTGTTGACGTTTTTAACCGGCCCGGTTTTTTTTGCATTGATTAAAACCAGTATTGAGCGTGGTTTTCACGCAGGCATATACATGGCTCTGGGTGTGGTATGCAGTGATATTGTGTTTGTAGGAGCCATTTTGTTCGGCTCACAATTATTCGATGTCTCCACTCAAACCAAAACTATTGCCGGTGTAGTAGGCAGTATTATATTATTTGTGGTAGGTGTGCGCTACATCATTAAAAAGGTAAAACTCAACTATAATAACGACCAGCCCACAGGTATTAAGCGCTACGGATACTTTTTAAAAGGCTTCCTGATGTGCATTTTTAACCCTACGCTGTTGTTCCATTGGATAACCGTTATAGGTACAGCAAGCACCATTTACCGAGCTGACGATACTAACCGTACAGTTAAAATAGCGGTAATGTTTTTAACGGTTTTAATTGTGCAATTTGGTTTAGACACTACCAAGGCATTCTATGCTAATAAATTAAGGGCTAAAGTATCTGCTAAGCTGGTACACCGTTTAAACCAGGTGGCAGGTGTTGCGCTGATCATCGCTTCGCTGGTGTTGATGGATAAACTGGTTACACATTATTTCTTTGCGGAACCTACCGCTAAGGTGGAGGGAAAGCCTGCTACAAAAAGCACTATGGCCAATCTGATCAGGCTTTAA
- a CDS encoding YqjF family protein, which translates to MPAKTFLTANWLNLLMLNYEVDAEVLKPYIPAGTELDLWQGKALVSMVGFLFHDTRVLGVRWPMHTNFEEVNLRFYVRYFDGNVWKRGAVFISEIVPKPAIAIIANNLYREHYRALPMRHSITPTVNNSAQYLYEWKLNGRWNKLGATIANEVNDIESGSAEEFILEHYWGYNIWDEKTTMQYQVEHVSWQTRQVIDQVFDADVAALYGDAFVPYLTVQPYSAFFANGSAIGVRMGEKIRV; encoded by the coding sequence ATGCCTGCAAAAACGTTCCTTACAGCCAACTGGCTCAACTTACTCATGCTGAATTATGAGGTTGATGCCGAAGTTTTAAAGCCCTATATCCCTGCCGGAACAGAGCTCGACTTGTGGCAGGGCAAAGCTTTGGTAAGCATGGTGGGTTTTTTATTCCATGACACCCGTGTGCTGGGCGTACGTTGGCCAATGCATACCAATTTTGAAGAAGTTAATCTTCGCTTTTATGTGCGCTATTTTGACGGAAATGTTTGGAAGCGGGGTGCAGTTTTTATTAGCGAAATAGTTCCTAAACCTGCCATTGCCATAATAGCCAATAATTTATATCGCGAACACTACCGCGCCTTACCTATGCGCCATTCCATTACACCAACGGTTAATAATTCTGCCCAATATTTATACGAGTGGAAGTTGAACGGACGGTGGAATAAACTCGGAGCTACGATAGCAAATGAAGTAAACGATATTGAATCGGGTAGTGCCGAGGAATTCATTTTGGAACATTATTGGGGCTACAACATCTGGGATGAGAAAACTACCATGCAGTATCAGGTGGAGCATGTTAGCTGGCAAACCCGCCAGGTTATTGACCAGGTTTTTGATGCCGATGTAGCCGCTTTGTATGGTGACGCTTTTGTGCCTTATTTAACCGTTCAGCCTTATTCTGCGTTTTTTGCCAATGGCTCTGCTATTGGGGTGAGAATGGGTGAGAAGATAAGGGTATGA